In the Besnoitia besnoiti strain Bb-Ger1 chromosome XII, whole genome shotgun sequence genome, one interval contains:
- a CDS encoding RWD domain-containing protein (encoded by transcript BESB_023060), whose protein sequence is MTDHTEEQELELEALEALFTREGEFEKLSSSSFRLSLVPCQDNEGTNHVAVTLSVQYSATYPDAPPEWEIQESKGLDSEVLQEFKKEVTEAMEREVGAPMMYTIAEFIQDWLRARNKPQQSMYDQMMNRENAGKSESSEDEDEDEDREDEPQYTGLGEKQLCAAAERCTKEEFERWAERFRQEMIDAGIWKGSAISGSRKGVLTGKQLFERDASLATADTSSAEAEADEDEESAKAKNGDGGAEKRMFWTDESLFDGADEDLPSD, encoded by the exons ATGACGGACCACACGGAGGAGCAAGAGCTCGAGCTCGAAGCCCTAGAGGCGCTCTTCACTCGCGAAGGCGAGTTTGAAAagctctcttcgtcctctttcCGGCTTTCTCTCGTTCCATGCCAGGATAACGAAGGCACAAACCACGTCGCAGTCACGCTCAGCGTTCAATATTCGGCGACGTACCCTGATGCGCCTCCGGAGTGGGAAATCCAAGAAA GCAAAGGCCTCGATTCTGAGGTTTTGCAGGAATTCAAGAAGGAGGTCACTGAAGCGATGGAAAGAGAAGTTGGAGCGCCTATGATGTACACCATTGCGGAATTCATCCAA GACTGGCTTCGCGCCCGAAACAAGCCGCAGCAGTCCATGTACGACCAGATGATGAACCGTGAGAACGCGGGGAAGAGCGAGagcagcgaggacgaggacgaagacgaagacaggGAAGACGAACCGCAGTACACAGGGCTcggcgagaagcagctgtgcgccgctgcc GAGCGATGCACGAAGGAGGAGTTTGAACGCTGGGCTGAGCGCTTCCGCCAGGAAATGATTGACGCAGGAATTTGGAAAGGATCGGCAATCTCTGGAAGCCGCAAAGGCGTACTGACGGGCAAGCAGCTGTtcgagagagacgcgtcgctcgccaCAGCAGATAccagcagcgccgaagcggaggcagatgaagacgaggagagcgccaaagcgaagaacggcgacggcggcgcag AAAAGCGAATGTTTTGGACGGATGAGAGCTTGTTCGACGGTGCAGACGAAGACCTTCCTTCGGACTGA